A DNA window from Christiangramia salexigens contains the following coding sequences:
- a CDS encoding PAS domain S-box protein, with protein sequence MKKVQSKNFIPYSLTSNFDVIACGVFLINQQNIVYVNKEFCKLTGYKANELAGEPLGNFCLSDIKLNEAGQTSLWFLASNSTFIKLHVGRRSMNSEEFPDLTVNTILKSEVNSLNIKTLNSAILNGHAARFNLDINGVISSSDTNTKILLKSLGNELNAKLRDYVDSNEADLIPKIAEKAWSTGKDIFFEFSLPVNGTSIKNIAIKFSPNTTRESISCTAVGVGSDIIDYKNFRDESIVDRLMDSNTSFSLMIRASDLKILYANKAARALTGYTSDDFRGLSLEKLLESESLTIFKSKLLDFGAVHKPFFVKKLEFIKKDNTSKVLNTEISKLKFRDTEAVYLVEKSLEKDEVSINLLTEINKRYEYVTKATFEAIWDWEIKTDKLYLGDGYSRLFGYPINGDKNIPLEILDRIHPEDYNQLLANARSTIRSTCKNWTYEHRYLRSDGTYAHILNKAIIVRDEKDYAIRIIGAMQDISRQKQEEYRLKLLESVITNTNDSIVITKADPLDKPGPKIIYVNEAFTKMTGYLSEEVIGKSPRFLQGEGTDRKELKRLKRAMQNAESAEVTILNFKKSGEEYWLNLSVSPVRNESGVISHFIAVQRDVTERKQKELQNKLLANVSSIFNKTYNLETSLELLLSKIAKLDQMDIVEAWLINSEKTRIKLISAYYSSNKIKSLFRDENSVKNGFIKGQGTPGDIWEKETEVYIPDLSKENNFMRLDSVIQTGMQSGVGIPLFYNDSIIGGLVLVRKKKITSINKLTSLFKNFGVQLGAEIKRKQFELQFKQIFNSSADYIGILGKDGYLKRINRAMSNALGYSPSEMISRPFIDFIHDDDKKFSEKKLKQLSGDGASSFLDNRCKTASGRNKWISWTASEVNSEDLFFLIGKDITEKKKAEVRLELLNRELVKHSDELIKSNNELEQFAYVASHDLQEPLRMVSSFLRLLERKYSKLLDEKGLQYIHFAVDGADRMRNIILDLLEFSRVGRQEEQTEILDLNELLDEIRNLLKDSIKKSKAVITSDPLPKLEISKISFMQIFQNLITNALKYVPKGRAPKVHISAIENESSWEFIVSDNGLGIEEQYYSKVFELFQRLHTSHEYSGTGVGLAVVKKVVENLKGEIWLESKIDKGSSFHFTIPK encoded by the coding sequence ATGAAAAAAGTGCAATCAAAGAATTTTATACCGTATTCTTTAACTTCAAATTTTGATGTTATTGCCTGCGGAGTTTTCCTGATTAATCAACAAAACATAGTTTATGTAAATAAGGAGTTTTGCAAGCTAACGGGCTACAAAGCTAATGAGTTGGCAGGGGAACCACTTGGAAATTTTTGCCTTTCAGATATTAAGCTTAATGAGGCAGGACAAACAAGTCTATGGTTTCTGGCATCAAATTCCACTTTTATTAAACTTCATGTTGGGAGAAGATCAATGAACTCGGAGGAATTTCCTGACCTGACGGTCAATACCATTTTAAAATCTGAAGTAAACAGCCTTAATATTAAGACCCTGAATTCTGCAATTCTTAATGGGCATGCCGCTAGATTTAATTTAGATATAAATGGTGTCATCTCCAGTTCAGATACTAATACCAAGATATTACTTAAATCATTAGGGAATGAATTGAATGCTAAGCTGAGGGATTATGTGGATTCTAATGAAGCTGATTTAATTCCTAAGATCGCCGAGAAAGCATGGTCTACAGGGAAGGATATTTTCTTTGAATTTTCACTTCCCGTGAATGGAACTTCAATAAAAAATATTGCTATCAAATTTTCCCCAAATACTACTCGTGAGTCAATTAGTTGTACGGCTGTGGGTGTCGGGTCGGATATCATAGATTACAAGAACTTCAGGGATGAAAGTATTGTAGATAGGTTGATGGATTCAAATACTTCATTTTCTTTAATGATAAGGGCGAGTGATCTCAAAATACTCTATGCCAATAAAGCAGCGCGAGCACTTACGGGATATACTTCAGATGACTTCAGAGGCCTGAGTTTAGAGAAGCTTTTGGAATCTGAAAGCCTGACTATATTCAAATCTAAATTATTAGACTTTGGAGCTGTTCATAAGCCATTCTTTGTCAAGAAGCTTGAGTTCATAAAAAAGGATAATACTTCGAAAGTACTAAATACTGAGATATCCAAACTCAAATTTCGGGATACTGAAGCAGTTTATTTAGTGGAAAAGTCCTTGGAGAAAGATGAAGTATCTATAAATCTATTAACCGAAATCAATAAAAGATATGAATATGTAACCAAGGCTACCTTTGAAGCGATCTGGGATTGGGAGATCAAGACCGATAAATTATATCTGGGTGATGGGTATAGCAGACTCTTTGGTTACCCAATAAATGGGGATAAAAATATTCCTCTGGAAATTTTAGACCGTATCCATCCCGAAGATTACAATCAGTTATTAGCCAATGCACGATCTACAATTAGATCTACCTGTAAAAACTGGACCTATGAGCACCGATACTTGAGATCTGATGGTACCTATGCGCATATTCTAAATAAGGCTATTATTGTAAGGGATGAAAAAGATTATGCCATACGGATAATTGGGGCAATGCAGGATATTTCCCGGCAAAAACAAGAGGAATATCGCTTAAAACTGTTGGAATCTGTGATCACGAACACCAATGATTCCATTGTGATCACCAAGGCTGACCCTCTTGATAAACCCGGGCCAAAGATCATCTATGTAAATGAGGCCTTCACGAAAATGACGGGTTATTTAAGTGAGGAGGTGATTGGGAAAAGTCCACGTTTTTTACAAGGTGAAGGCACAGATCGTAAGGAATTAAAGCGGCTTAAACGAGCTATGCAAAATGCCGAAAGTGCGGAGGTTACCATTTTGAATTTTAAAAAATCGGGTGAAGAATACTGGTTGAATCTATCGGTTAGCCCCGTTCGAAATGAAAGCGGTGTAATTAGTCACTTTATCGCAGTTCAAAGGGATGTAACCGAAAGAAAACAGAAGGAACTTCAAAATAAGTTGCTTGCCAATGTTTCCAGTATTTTTAATAAAACTTATAATCTGGAAACTTCGTTGGAACTTCTGCTTTCCAAGATTGCTAAATTGGACCAGATGGATATCGTTGAAGCCTGGCTCATAAACTCAGAGAAAACCAGAATTAAATTAATTTCCGCCTATTATAGTTCCAATAAGATAAAATCATTATTCAGAGACGAAAATTCTGTTAAGAATGGCTTTATTAAAGGCCAGGGCACACCCGGAGATATTTGGGAAAAAGAGACTGAAGTTTATATTCCCGACCTGAGCAAGGAGAATAATTTTATGCGGCTGGACAGTGTGATCCAAACCGGAATGCAATCGGGTGTAGGGATCCCTTTATTTTATAATGATTCTATCATTGGCGGTCTTGTGCTGGTTAGAAAGAAGAAGATCACAAGTATAAATAAATTAACTTCTTTATTCAAAAACTTTGGTGTACAACTAGGCGCGGAGATCAAAAGAAAGCAATTTGAACTACAGTTCAAACAGATCTTTAACTCTTCAGCAGATTATATTGGCATACTCGGGAAGGACGGATATCTAAAAAGGATTAACAGAGCAATGAGTAATGCTTTGGGATATAGTCCCTCTGAAATGATCTCACGACCATTTATTGATTTTATTCACGACGATGATAAGAAATTCTCTGAAAAAAAATTGAAGCAACTTTCCGGAGATGGCGCATCATCATTTCTTGACAATCGTTGCAAGACAGCAAGCGGAAGGAATAAATGGATATCCTGGACAGCTTCAGAAGTAAATTCAGAAGATCTGTTCTTTCTAATAGGTAAAGATATTACTGAAAAAAAGAAGGCCGAAGTGAGGCTGGAATTGCTAAATAGAGAATTAGTGAAGCATAGTGATGAGCTTATAAAATCTAATAATGAACTAGAGCAATTTGCTTATGTTGCATCGCATGACTTGCAGGAACCACTAAGAATGGTATCCAGTTTCCTCAGGTTACTGGAAAGAAAATATAGCAAATTACTGGATGAAAAGGGACTGCAATATATTCACTTCGCGGTTGATGGGGCAGACAGAATGAGAAATATTATTCTGGATCTTTTAGAATTTTCCAGAGTGGGGAGACAGGAAGAGCAGACTGAGATTCTGGATCTAAATGAATTACTGGATGAAATTCGTAACCTGCTGAAGGATAGTATTAAAAAATCCAAAGCAGTTATCACCAGCGATCCTCTTCCCAAACTTGAAATCTCTAAAATTTCTTTTATGCAGATCTTTCAGAATTTGATCACCAATGCATTAAAATATGTGCCAAAGGGCAGGGCGCCAAAAGTACATATTTCGGCAATAGAAAATGAGAGCTCCTGGGAGTTCATAGTAAGTGATAACGGTCTAGGGATTGAAGAGCAGTATTACTCCAAGGTTTTTGAGTTATTTCAAAGGTTACATACAAGCCATGAATATTCCGGAACCGGTGTAGGTCTTGCAGTAGTTAAAAAAGTCGTAGAAAACCTGAAAGGTGAGATATGGCTGGAATCAAAAATAGATAAGGGAAGCTCATTCCACTTTACAATACCTAAGTAG
- a CDS encoding GAF domain-containing sensor histidine kinase, producing the protein MYQSNIKIREELGIDVLKQYKLDEAISDTSLDNFVELAKQISGCSTGVISFFHKSKQYIKSQSGLNFEYPSNENSLCHYTLKRDEEYVLIPDMKKDTSFSSHPLVTGEPFLNFYFGIPFMVEGLKFGILCLMDQSGKELSRDQINGLTIIRDQILGYLESRKRNKQLNKKLNLYTNAEKWSKIGYFEWDLESEKVFWSDKWFYLKKASKSSEEKAGFREVKQDFTNVTFKKLLEKTNISEGSKKTFNEVLQVYDKTGKLKILHVEASLSFFNNDPFKLVGIARDMTKENDLKIEVDQLAYVLQNSLNEIYIFDYETLKFEYLNKGALENIGYSNKEIKELTPLDIKPEFTYEQFMEHIAPLMINKKKIVVFYTVHQRKDGSLYSVEVHLQIMNYKGKKTFVAIILDITEKVKSEKELLELNQSLIRSNEKLQHFAATTAHDLQEPLRMISNFTSLLAKKYSDQLDDKARQYIYYASDGADRMKILIQDILEYAELETGNIKKEDVDMGSVLKLVQQDLQPQISESNASITIDIPDIRLQANPVWMYRLLLNLFNNAIKFVKAGSPTIEFRAKEIEDKWEFSIADNGIGIKEQELENIFKIFYRLHTRTEFRGTGIGLAICKKIANIHGGEIWVNSTPGEGSTFYFTIPK; encoded by the coding sequence ATGTATCAATCAAATATTAAGATAAGAGAAGAATTAGGAATAGATGTACTTAAACAGTACAAACTGGATGAGGCCATTAGCGATACTTCCCTTGATAATTTTGTAGAACTCGCTAAGCAAATCTCTGGCTGTTCTACCGGGGTAATATCATTTTTTCATAAAAGCAAGCAATACATAAAATCACAGTCGGGTTTAAATTTTGAATACCCATCCAACGAAAATTCTTTATGCCATTATACGCTTAAACGGGATGAGGAGTATGTATTAATACCAGATATGAAAAAGGATACCTCTTTTTCAAGCCATCCGCTTGTTACTGGAGAGCCTTTTTTGAATTTTTACTTCGGGATACCGTTTATGGTCGAGGGCTTAAAATTTGGAATTTTATGTTTAATGGATCAAAGCGGTAAGGAGTTATCCCGTGATCAAATTAATGGTCTTACAATCATTAGGGATCAGATCTTAGGTTATTTGGAATCCAGAAAAAGAAATAAACAGCTTAATAAAAAACTGAATCTTTATACGAATGCTGAAAAATGGTCTAAGATAGGTTACTTTGAATGGGACCTTGAATCTGAAAAAGTCTTTTGGTCAGATAAATGGTTTTATTTAAAAAAGGCTTCAAAGAGTTCTGAAGAAAAAGCAGGGTTTAGAGAAGTGAAGCAGGACTTTACAAATGTCACTTTTAAGAAATTACTTGAAAAGACTAATATTTCTGAAGGTTCAAAAAAGACATTTAATGAGGTACTTCAGGTATATGATAAAACGGGAAAACTAAAAATCCTGCATGTGGAAGCCAGTTTATCCTTTTTTAATAATGATCCTTTTAAATTAGTTGGGATCGCGAGGGATATGACTAAGGAGAATGATCTCAAAATTGAGGTAGATCAATTGGCTTATGTTCTTCAAAACAGTCTTAATGAGATCTATATCTTTGATTACGAAACTCTCAAGTTCGAATATTTGAACAAGGGAGCGCTTGAAAATATTGGATATTCAAATAAAGAGATCAAGGAATTAACCCCTTTGGATATAAAACCGGAGTTCACTTATGAACAATTTATGGAACATATAGCTCCATTAATGATAAATAAAAAGAAGATCGTAGTTTTTTATACTGTTCATCAACGAAAAGACGGATCTCTTTATTCGGTTGAAGTGCATTTGCAAATAATGAACTATAAGGGTAAGAAGACTTTCGTGGCAATTATTCTGGATATTACAGAGAAAGTGAAATCGGAGAAAGAACTTCTGGAACTAAACCAATCTTTAATTAGGAGTAATGAAAAGCTTCAGCATTTTGCTGCCACAACGGCTCATGATCTTCAGGAGCCTTTAAGAATGATCTCCAATTTCACATCACTTCTGGCAAAAAAATATTCTGATCAATTGGATGATAAGGCTAGACAGTATATTTATTATGCAAGTGATGGCGCAGATAGAATGAAAATACTTATTCAGGATATCCTGGAATATGCTGAACTTGAAACTGGAAATATAAAAAAGGAAGACGTAGATATGGGGAGCGTCTTAAAGCTAGTTCAACAGGATCTCCAGCCTCAGATTTCTGAATCTAATGCAAGCATCACAATAGATATTCCGGATATCAGGCTTCAGGCTAATCCAGTATGGATGTACAGGCTGTTATTAAATCTTTTTAATAACGCTATTAAATTCGTGAAAGCAGGATCTCCCACGATAGAATTTAGAGCTAAAGAAATTGAAGATAAATGGGAGTTTTCTATTGCTGATAACGGCATTGGTATAAAAGAACAGGAACTTGAAAATATTTTTAAGATCTTCTATAGATTACATACGAGGACGGAATTCAGAGGTACAGGAATAGGTCTGGCAATATGTAAAAAGATCGCAAATATCCATGGAGGTGAAATCTGGGTTAATTCTACTCCCGGAGAAGGAAGTACGTTTTATTTTACAATTCCAAAATAG
- a CDS encoding short-chain fatty acid transporter yields MSASGFIERTFKRFIPAPFTLAVLLSLFAMLIAFLFTGETSGENAVNILRFWQNGMWDPALLVFAVQMMLILVLGHVLVLSKPIAWLTGMLTRLVRGNGSAVVIVSVSTMLVAFFNWGLGLIFGAIMARKVAEASKARGFKINYPLVGAAGYVGLMVWHAGISGSAPLKAAEEGHIASLFTLGDKNRLLNILPNSIPTESTIFSSWNLILFGILLIAIPIVLYVLSRYTGTKSFELSIRNRSETKRMIKGAEKLDHSKYLSKIFGSLLLLAFLVSYYENLVSGNLTPNMLNFFMLSLCILCHANFVSFLEALDEAIGGAAAILIQYPIYFGVMGIMRETGIVGDIANFFSGIATQLSLPVYTFFSAGLVNIFVPSGGGQWAIQGPVVLESAIKLGVPLNKAIMAFAYGDQITNMLQPFWALPLLAITRLKAREILPYTLVIMLVGSTIYIAGLLII; encoded by the coding sequence ATGAGTGCATCTGGTTTTATAGAAAGAACATTCAAAAGATTTATTCCGGCTCCCTTTACTCTAGCGGTTCTGCTGAGTTTATTCGCTATGCTTATAGCCTTTTTATTTACCGGCGAAACCAGCGGGGAAAATGCGGTAAACATTTTGAGGTTCTGGCAGAATGGAATGTGGGACCCGGCTTTGCTGGTTTTTGCTGTTCAAATGATGCTGATACTTGTGCTTGGACACGTACTTGTATTGAGTAAACCGATAGCCTGGCTAACGGGTATGTTAACCCGACTTGTGCGGGGAAATGGAAGTGCCGTTGTGATCGTATCGGTCTCTACAATGCTGGTGGCATTTTTCAACTGGGGTCTGGGTTTGATTTTTGGTGCTATCATGGCCCGAAAGGTGGCTGAAGCCTCCAAAGCAAGAGGCTTTAAAATAAATTATCCGCTGGTGGGTGCCGCAGGTTATGTAGGACTCATGGTTTGGCATGCAGGTATAAGTGGAAGTGCTCCTTTAAAAGCTGCCGAAGAAGGACATATCGCTTCTTTATTTACATTGGGCGATAAGAACAGATTATTGAACATACTCCCTAACTCCATCCCAACAGAATCTACCATTTTCTCTTCCTGGAACCTCATCTTATTTGGGATTCTTCTTATTGCCATTCCAATTGTATTATATGTTTTATCCAGATATACAGGAACTAAAAGTTTTGAATTAAGTATTAGAAATAGATCTGAAACAAAAAGGATGATAAAGGGTGCAGAAAAACTGGATCATTCCAAATATCTCAGTAAGATCTTTGGCAGCCTGCTATTATTGGCATTTTTAGTAAGCTATTACGAAAATCTGGTTTCAGGTAATTTAACCCCTAATATGCTTAACTTCTTTATGTTGAGTCTGTGTATCCTTTGTCATGCAAATTTTGTGTCCTTTCTGGAAGCATTGGATGAAGCCATAGGCGGGGCAGCTGCAATTTTAATCCAGTACCCTATATATTTTGGAGTCATGGGGATCATGCGGGAAACGGGAATTGTGGGTGATATAGCCAATTTCTTTTCGGGGATTGCAACTCAATTGAGTCTGCCGGTTTATACCTTTTTCAGTGCAGGGCTTGTAAATATTTTTGTACCTAGCGGTGGCGGACAATGGGCAATTCAGGGACCTGTGGTTTTGGAAAGCGCTATTAAATTAGGTGTTCCTCTTAATAAGGCTATTATGGCCTTTGCATATGGAGATCAGATCACCAACATGCTACAACCTTTTTGGGCGTTACCTCTATTAGCCATAACACGTTTAAAGGCCAGAGAGATCCTACCTTACACTTTAGTTATAATGCTGGTTGGTAGTACAATATATATTGCAGGTCTGCTAATTATTTAA
- a CDS encoding LytR/AlgR family response regulator transcription factor, protein MKALIIDDEELARKRVLNLLEDIEEISVIGECATGKSAVKSINEQRPDLIFLDINMKDMNGFEVLQKVEISPKPIVIFVTAYDNYALKAFDVEAFDFLLKPFKDQRFLKTIEKVLKTTRTEADSLFEKRVMELFHQFSQGSSVANTAAKIPVKHGNKTALIAPEDILYILASGYYAEIFIEKKKYVLRESLNNLEQLLEGSNFIRVHRSAILNLNYVKEIVHSDYSEIDAKMTDGKLLRISKSHKKEFLQKLGI, encoded by the coding sequence ATGAAGGCACTCATAATAGATGATGAGGAACTGGCCAGAAAAAGGGTTCTGAATTTATTGGAGGATATTGAAGAGATAAGTGTAATAGGTGAATGTGCTACTGGAAAATCTGCAGTAAAGAGCATTAACGAACAAAGACCAGACCTGATTTTTCTGGATATCAATATGAAGGATATGAATGGTTTTGAAGTCCTTCAAAAGGTTGAAATCTCACCTAAACCAATTGTGATCTTTGTGACCGCATATGACAATTATGCGCTGAAAGCTTTTGATGTGGAGGCTTTTGATTTTTTATTGAAGCCATTTAAGGATCAGCGGTTTTTAAAGACCATAGAAAAGGTTTTAAAAACCACCAGGACAGAAGCCGATTCATTGTTCGAGAAGCGGGTCATGGAGCTCTTTCATCAATTTTCACAGGGGAGTAGTGTGGCAAATACTGCTGCGAAGATCCCGGTTAAGCATGGAAATAAAACAGCTCTTATTGCTCCCGAAGACATACTCTATATTCTCGCCTCGGGATATTATGCAGAGATATTTATTGAAAAAAAGAAATATGTATTACGGGAATCGTTGAATAATCTTGAGCAACTTCTGGAAGGGAGTAATTTTATTAGGGTTCACCGTTCGGCGATCTTAAACCTGAACTATGTAAAAGAGATCGTGCATTCAGATTATTCAGAGATCGATGCGAAAATGACCGACGGGAAATTATTGCGTATATCAAAATCTCATAAAAAGGAATTTCTGCAAAAACTAGGTATTTAA
- a CDS encoding sensor histidine kinase codes for MGLSKLKEKYIDFRLVLLLAGFYLMFDIVLIGKIAYLQTFREMEAENFIWSKFLLHNIAFDYVIVLSYMTLIAISTKRFLNRNYSWVKIIIIHTIFSLLIGMVIRFLGDLYSLIFGRLNLEDYDIAESIYAFVYVIDLNFLIYFAMVFIIYTYYYLRQIKVAEKRHSKLESQLVTTRMKMLTSQLQPHFLFNTLNSITVLTDLDPAKARDTIADLSDFLREILYNSDNNRISLEEELRILEYYLNILNIRFSDHLKIYKNIDEDLLQYRVPALLLQPLIENSIKHGYSYDHTDLEIKISVYREAGSIVIKVENNGQSLVESHSHLIENGLGLKNIHDRLETLYQESYYFNISNKEDGSGVETIIKIPAQR; via the coding sequence ATGGGCCTTTCAAAACTTAAGGAAAAGTATATAGACTTCAGACTTGTTCTGCTGCTTGCAGGATTTTATCTGATGTTTGATATCGTGCTTATAGGTAAGATCGCCTATTTGCAAACTTTCCGGGAAATGGAAGCCGAAAATTTTATCTGGTCTAAATTCTTATTGCATAATATAGCTTTTGATTATGTGATCGTTCTAAGTTATATGACCTTGATTGCTATTAGTACGAAAAGGTTTCTTAATAGAAATTATTCCTGGGTAAAGATCATTATAATACATACTATTTTTTCATTGCTCATTGGGATGGTAATCAGATTTCTGGGTGATCTTTATTCACTGATCTTTGGACGTTTAAATCTTGAAGATTACGATATAGCTGAAAGTATTTACGCCTTCGTTTATGTGATTGATCTCAATTTTTTGATCTATTTCGCCATGGTCTTTATTATTTATACTTACTATTATTTGCGTCAGATCAAAGTCGCAGAAAAGCGTCACTCCAAGCTTGAGTCGCAATTGGTGACAACTAGAATGAAAATGCTTACTTCGCAGTTACAACCCCATTTTTTATTTAATACCCTTAATTCCATCACTGTTCTTACAGACCTGGATCCGGCAAAGGCAAGGGATACCATTGCAGATCTTAGCGATTTTTTAAGGGAGATCCTTTACAATAGTGACAATAACCGAATTAGTCTTGAAGAGGAACTAAGGATCCTGGAATACTATCTCAATATTCTTAATATCAGGTTTTCCGATCATCTTAAGATCTACAAAAATATTGATGAAGACTTATTGCAGTATCGGGTTCCTGCTTTACTATTACAGCCGCTTATTGAGAATTCCATAAAACACGGATATTCATATGATCATACAGATCTTGAGATCAAGATCTCGGTGTACAGAGAAGCCGGAAGCATTGTAATAAAAGTAGAAAATAATGGTCAATCGCTCGTAGAGTCCCATTCTCACTTAATTGAAAACGGGTTAGGGTTAAAAAATATCCATGATCGTCTGGAAACCTTGTATCAGGAAAGTTATTATTTCAATATTAGTAATAAAGAGGATGGGTCCGGAGTGGAAACCATTATAAAAATTCCTGCACAAAGGTGA
- a CDS encoding FAD-binding oxidoreductase, with amino-acid sequence MSTLMMDNTKIQEFREALRGELILEGDLHYEDARKVYNAMIDKRPAMIAKCVDVADVITAVHFGRNNKLLTAVRSGGHNGGGLGICDEGLVIDLSGIKYIRVNTANDTVRVGGGNLWGEVDHATHAFGLAVPAGIISTTGVGGLTLGGGVGYLSRKFGLTIDNLLEADIVLADGKVITANKDQNADIFWAIRGGGGNFGIITSFLFQAHKIKNVIGGPTLWPIEKTEEIIAWYDKFIDRAPEDLSGFIATMVIPGPPFPEPLHKKKFCGIVWCYTGDPKNFKKLFEPVLKLEPVFEHVGELPYPTLQTLFDKMMPPGLQWYWRGDFFDEISADAAKVHLTYGGQTPTPLSQMHLYPINGKAAKPGSSDTAWAYRNAKYSGVIVGVDPDHSNAELITSWCKSYWDALHPHSMGGAYSNFMMDEGQERIKASFKHNYKRLQEIKTKYDPNNFFRVNQNIKPA; translated from the coding sequence ATGAGTACATTAATGATGGATAATACCAAGATCCAGGAATTCCGGGAAGCCTTAAGAGGAGAACTGATACTTGAAGGTGATTTGCATTATGAGGATGCCCGAAAAGTTTATAATGCAATGATCGATAAACGTCCGGCAATGATCGCAAAGTGCGTAGATGTTGCCGATGTAATTACCGCAGTACATTTCGGGAGAAATAATAAGCTTCTTACCGCGGTAAGATCTGGCGGACACAATGGCGGAGGCCTTGGAATATGCGATGAAGGATTGGTAATAGACCTTTCAGGCATTAAATATATACGTGTGAACACCGCAAATGATACTGTTCGTGTTGGTGGTGGAAATCTCTGGGGTGAAGTAGATCATGCCACTCATGCTTTTGGTCTCGCTGTTCCTGCAGGAATAATATCTACCACAGGAGTGGGCGGACTAACTTTAGGTGGCGGAGTTGGATATTTATCAAGAAAATTTGGACTAACCATTGATAATTTATTGGAGGCCGATATTGTTCTTGCAGACGGTAAAGTAATAACCGCTAATAAAGATCAAAATGCAGATATCTTCTGGGCCATTCGTGGTGGAGGTGGAAACTTTGGAATCATCACTTCGTTCTTGTTTCAGGCGCATAAAATTAAAAATGTGATTGGAGGCCCTACTTTATGGCCAATAGAAAAGACTGAAGAAATTATAGCATGGTATGACAAGTTTATCGATAGAGCCCCGGAAGATCTTTCGGGTTTTATCGCTACTATGGTTATTCCCGGCCCTCCCTTTCCTGAACCCCTTCATAAGAAGAAATTTTGCGGTATTGTATGGTGTTATACGGGTGACCCAAAAAACTTTAAGAAATTATTTGAGCCCGTTCTAAAGTTAGAACCTGTATTTGAGCATGTTGGTGAATTACCCTATCCTACTCTACAGACCCTTTTTGATAAAATGATGCCTCCTGGCCTGCAATGGTATTGGAGAGGCGACTTTTTTGATGAAATTTCTGCAGATGCAGCTAAAGTTCATTTAACTTATGGAGGCCAAACCCCTACTCCGCTTTCGCAAATGCATTTATACCCTATCAATGGAAAAGCAGCTAAGCCCGGTTCTTCTGATACAGCCTGGGCCTATAGAAATGCGAAATATTCGGGAGTAATTGTGGGTGTAGATCCAGATCACAGCAATGCCGAATTGATCACAAGCTGGTGTAAGTCCTATTGGGATGCATTACACCCTCATTCCATGGGAGGCGCCTATTCCAATTTTATGATGGATGAAGGCCAGGAACGTATAAAAGCTTCATTTAAGCATAATTATAAAAGATTGCAGGAAATTAAAACCAAGTATGATCCGAATAACTTTTTTAGAGTCAATCAGAATATCAAACCTGCCTGA